Sequence from the Ancalomicrobiaceae bacterium S20 genome:
CGGGCGCCGAGAAGCCGGGTTTCGTGCTGAACCAGTCGGCCTATCGCAAGGCCGAGATCCTGGTCGCGGGCGACAATTTCGGTTGCGGCTCGAGCCGCGAGCATGCGCCCTGGGCGCTGCTCGACTACGGCATCCGCTGCGTGATCTCCACGAGCTTCGCCGACATCTTCTACAACAACTGCTTCAAGAACGGCATCCTGCCGATCGTCGTGACGCCCGAGCAGCTCAAGCTGCTGATGGACGACGCCGAGCGCGGCTCCAACGCCACGCTGACCGTCGACCTCGAGGCGCAGACGATCAGCGGTCCGGACGGCGGCACGATCTCCTTCGAGATCGACGCCTTCAAGAAGCACTGCCTGCTCAACGGTCTCGACGACATCGGCCTGACGCTCGAAAAGGGTGCGGCGATCGACACCTTCGAGAAGAAGAACGCCGAACTGCATCCCTGGGCCTGAGGACGATCCATGACCCGCAAGCTGATTTCGACCGGTTCGCCCTTCGAGAAGGTCGCCGGCTACTCGCGCGCCGTCGCCGACGGCGACTGGTGCTGGGTGTCGGGCACGACCGGCTACGACTATGCCGCCATGGCGATGCCGGAGTCGGTCGAGGACCAGACCCGCAACGCGATGGAGACGATCAAAAAGGCGCTCGGCGACGCCGGCTTCGCGATCGAGGACGTCGTGCGCGCGACCTATTACGTCACCGACGCCGCGATGATGGACGTGGTGTTCCCGATCGTCGGCTCGTACTTCGCCGAGGTCCGTCCGGCCGCGAGCATGATCGTCTGCGGTCTGGTGAAGCCGGAGATGAAGGTCGAGATCGAGGTCACGGCCAAGAAGCGCGGCTGACGCGCCAGGACCTGCATGAATCGGGAAGCCGGCGTCGCGGGTGCGGCGCCGGCTTTTATTTATTGGAGGATAGCGCCGCAAATGTAAAAGGGCTGTAGTCTATATACATTTAGCCAAATGACGCGATCCAAGGATTTTTGTGTACTCGTTTATGGAATCTATGTCCTTCTGGATGGTCTTGGAAATTGAATTGGTTAAATCGTTGAAATTCGGAATGATCTTGTCGCGAATAATCGTTTTTTCTATTTCGCGAGCCCTCAGTGTTTGGTGGTATATATCTAAGAAATTGTCGCTGTAATGTGGCGGATATACGCGCTTTAGATCAATGCTTTCGAGGCCCTTTATTGCCACATCAAATACTATAATTTTATCGTCAGTCAATAAATTTGGTTCTCTATTATCTACCTCTTTGAGAAAAGGAATTACAAACCTAGTAGCGAGACAGGCAAGATTTCGAAATGCGACGAAATCGTCCTTGCGTTCGGCTTCAATTTTGGCAGAATCTTGAAGTAAAGCAAAGGACGCGATAGCAGCTGCCACCATTGCGGACGACGGACTTCCAAATTTATAGAAATATCGACAAAATCGCGCACAAGCTGGTTTTATTCTCCTCTCTATCGCAAATGCGACTATAAGCATAATTACGAATGGAGTAAAACAACCCAAGAGCGCTAAGGTGAACACGGTCGACATCGACATTTTGGCCGTTCCTCCGAGGATGCCTGTCGACCCTTATTTTAAAACATTCCGTTCAATATAAAACGGTATACCCTTTAGGTAGCAGCGCGCACCAAGTTATGATGCGCGCTACTTCGATCCCTAAGCTCCTCACGCCACCATCGCGCCCTTGAGCCGCGGCAGCGCCGCGTCGAGGGCCTTGCCGAACTTCGCCAGCATCTCGTCGATCTCGGCGGCGGTGATGATCAGCGGCGGGGTGAAGGCGATACGGTCGCCGATGGCGCGGACGACCAGGCCGACCTTCTGCGCCTCGTCCTGCACCACGATGCCGGCCTTCGCCTCGGGGGCGAAGGGGATGCGCTTCTCCTTGTTGGCCATCAGCTCGACGCCGGCGATCAGGCCGATGCCGCGGGCGTTGCCGACCAGCGGATGCGCCTCGGTCGCCTCGAGACCGGCCTGCATCAGCGGGCCGACCTGGCGGACATGGCCGAGGATGTTGCGCTCCTCGTAGATCTTCAGCGTCTCGTTGGCGACCGCGCAGGCGACCGGGTGGCCGCCGTAGGTGAAGCCGTGGCCGAAGGTGCCGAGCTTGCCCGACTGGTCGAGCATGGCGTTGTAGATGTCTTCCGAAATCATCAACGCCGAGATCGGCTGATAGGCGGCCGACAGCGCCTTGGCGCAGGAGACCATGTCCGGCTTCAGGTCGTAGGTCTCCGAGCCCCACATGTTGCCGGTGCGGCCGAATCCGCAGATGACCTCGTCGGCAAGGAACAGGATGTCG
This genomic interval carries:
- the leuD gene encoding 3-isopropylmalate dehydratase small subunit → MQKFTKLTGVAAPLPIVNVDTDMIIPKQFLKTIERTGLGRGLFYEMRFDEAGAEKPGFVLNQSAYRKAEILVAGDNFGCGSSREHAPWALLDYGIRCVISTSFADIFYNNCFKNGILPIVVTPEQLKLLMDDAERGSNATLTVDLEAQTISGPDGGTISFEIDAFKKHCLLNGLDDIGLTLEKGAAIDTFEKKNAELHPWA
- a CDS encoding RidA family protein → MTRKLISTGSPFEKVAGYSRAVADGDWCWVSGTTGYDYAAMAMPESVEDQTRNAMETIKKALGDAGFAIEDVVRATYYVTDAAMMDVVFPIVGSYFAEVRPAASMIVCGLVKPEMKVEIEVTAKKRG